TCATGGAAGCCTACAGGGACGTCCTCCATCTCAACCTCAAGTACGTTGATGCAGAGGAGACCTTCCTCAAAGCCCTGAAAGGGGTAAAAAATCCGGAACGGAAGCGAAAGATCATCGGAAGGCTCTTCATCAAAATATTTGAGGAAGAGGCCCGCGGCAACGACTCCGCCCGGTTTCTCGCCCAGGGTACCCTCTATCCCGACGTCATAGAAAGTGTCTCCTTCAAGGGACCCTCCGCCATGATCAAGAGCCATCACAATGTCGGCGGGCTCCCGAAACGGATGAAGATGACCCTCATCGAGCCATTGAGAGAGCTTTTCAAGGACGAGGTCCGGGTGGTCGGACGCGAACTCGGCGTACCTGAATATATCATCGGCAGACAACCTTTCCCCGGTCCCGGTCTCGCAGTCCGAATAATCGGCGACGTGACACCAGAGCGGCTTCATATCCTCAAGGAAGCGGACAGCATAATCCGCCAGGAGGTCGAATACAACCCCTCTTTCAAACACATATGGCAGTCCTTCGCCATACTCATACCGGTAAAGACCGTTGGTGTCATGGGCGACGAAAGGACCTATGCCAGCGTTATAGCACTCCGTGTGGTCGAAAGCGAAGATGCCATGACGGCGGACTGGGCGCGCCTTCCCTATACAACGCTCGATACAGTGGCGCGAAGGATAATCAATGAGGTCCCCGGCGTCAACAGGGTGGTCTACGACATATCCTCGAAGCCGCCAAGCACGATCGAGTGGGAGTAGACAGATATGCCCGACTTCGTCCACCTCCACCTTCATACCCAGTACAGTCTTCTCGACGGTGCAATCCGATTCGACCGTCTCTTTGATGCAGCCAAAGGGTACGGCATGCCGGCATGCGCCATCACGGACCACGGCAACATGTTCGGAGCCGCTGAATTCTACCTTGAGGCCGGCCAGCGTGGCTTGAAACCTCTTATAGGCTGCGAAGCCTACATCGCACCGAGGTCCAGACTGGACCAGAAAAGGATGAAGGGCGAGGACGTCGCCTACCATGTTGTCCTCCTTGCCATGAACAACACCGGCTACCAGAACCTCCTCAAACTCATCAGCCTCGCCCACCTGGAAGGGTTCTACTATCATCCGCGCATCGACAGGGAGATTCTCACCCGGTATCATGAGGGGCTCATCTGTCTCACTGCCTGCATCAAGGGAGAGATACCCAACGCCATTCTCAAGGGTACGGACGATATGGTCCGCAGGCACGTCGATTATTACCTCTCGCTCTTCGGCGACCGGCTCTTCTTCGAGCTTCAGGACAACGGCCTCGATGAACAAAGAATAGTCAACGAGCGCCTCATCGAGTTGTCCTCCCATTACGGTGTGCCCATCGTGGCCACGAACGACTGCCATTACCTTCGCCGCGAGGAGGCGAAGGCACACGAGCTCCTCCTGTGCATCCAAACGGGAAAGACGATCAACGATAAGGACCGCCTGAGCTTCTCGACGGACCAGTTTTACTTCAAATCACCGGATGAGATGGCGCTCGCCTTTTCGCGGTATCCCGAGGCGCTTTCCAACACGATGCGCGTCGCCGAAATGTGCAACGTCACCATCGACACGGAGACTTACCATTTTCCGGATTTCCATCCCCCCGGCGGCATGGACATCAATGAATACTTCGAACAATTGTCACGGGAAGGCTTTGAAAAACGGATGCCCGAGATACGGTCCGCCTACGATTCATTCGGCGAAGAACTCCACGACCAATATCGCAAGAGGTTGGACTACGAGATGGGCGTCATCAAGAAAACGGGGTTCTCGGGGTATTTTCTCATCGTCGCCGATTTCATCAATTATGCAAAAACAAACGGCGTTCCCGTGGGGCCGGGACGTGGTTCCGCGGCCGGGAGCCTCATCGCCTTTTGCCTCGGCATTACAGACATAGATCCCATCAAGTACGACCTGATCTTCGAGCGCTTTCTGAACCCCGAGCGTATCAGCATGCCCGATATCGATGTTGACTTCTGCCGGAAGGGACGCGACAGGGTCATCGAATATGTCACGAATAAATACGGCAAGGACAACGTGGCCCAGATCACCACTTTCGGCACCATGAAGTCCAAGGCGGCAGTACGCGATGTCGGAAGGGCGCTTGGCATGCCCTATGCGGAGGTTGACAGGATAGCCAAGCTCATCACAACGGCGGACCGGGGCATAGAGCGTGCGATACACGATGAACCCGAAATCCGTGAGCTGTACCAGAGGGACGACCGAGTCAAGGAACTCCTCGACAACGCGTGCGTAGTTGAAGGACTGGCGCGCCACGCATCGACACACGCCGCCGGGATCGTCATCGCCAACAAGCATCTTGCCGAATACCTTCCGCTTTACANNNNNNNNNNNNNNNNNNNNNNNNNNNNNNNNNNNNNNNNNNNNNNNNNNNNNNNNNNNNNNNNNNNNNNNNNNNNNNNNNNNNNNNNNNNNNNNNNNNNCCCCGAGACGTTGCGGAGAAGATCTACGACATCATCCAGCGCTTCGGCGAATATGGATTCAATAAGTCCCATAGCACGGCCTACGGGTACATCGCCTACCAGACGGCGTACCTCAAGGCACATTACCCCATCCACTATTTCGCAGCCATGCTTACCACCGAGGTGGGCGATACCGACAAACTCGTCAAGTACATCGGGGAATGCCGGGAATCGGGCATAGAGATCCTGCCTCCCGATGTCAACGCGAGCGAGAGCGACTTCATCATCGTCGATTCAAAGATCCGCTACGGGCTTTCCGGCGTCAGAAACGTGGGCGAGGCGGCCATAGAGAGCATCATCCAGGCGCGCGAGGAAGCGGGAGGATTCAAATCCTTCGTGCACTTTTGCAGTGTCATCGATTCCCGCAAGGTCAATAAGAAGGTCATCGAAAGCCTCGCCACGGCAGGCTGCTTCGACAGCCTTGGATTGAAGAGATCGCAGGTCCTGCACCTCGCCCAGGAAATGCTCGACAAACTGACAAAGCGGGACACAAAGAACAATCTCAACCAGGGCAGTATATTCGGGGAGTCAGAGATCGCCGAGACGACAGTCTCTTTCGACGTCCCCATCATGGACGAACTTTCTCACGACGAGATCCTCCTTGGCGAGAAGGAGTCCCTCGGCTTCTATTTCAGCAAACATCCCCTGAAACCCTACGAGAGCCTCATAACCGAGCTTACCCCCTACGACAGCCAGAGCCTGAAGGAGACAGACACGTCTGAGGACGTCAGCATCGCGGGTATCGTGAGCACCTTGAAGGAGATAACGACCAAGCGGGGCGACAGGATGGCATACGTCACTCTCGAGGACACAAAGGGCATCGTGGAGGTCATCTGCTTCCCCGACCTCTATGGCAAGAACCACTTTGTCATCCAGAGCGGAAAGCCCCTCATGGTGACAGGGTCGCTCGAAAGGTCGGAGGACGGCGGCGCGAGGATAAAAGGGAAGTCCGTGACCCTCCTCGAGACATTAACGGGGGAACTCCTGAAGACCGTCAGGATTCGGATACATTGCGAGGTCATCAGGAAAGAAGACCTGAGGGTATTGAAAGATATCCTCTTCAGCGTCAGGGGCAGGTCGGCCGTGCTTCTCGAGTTTCAGCTCAACGGAGAAAGGCAGTCCCTCCCCCTCACAAGCATCAGGATCGATCCCAGGAGAAAAGACGTCATTCTTAAGCACTTCAAGAAAGGCATGGACGTAGAGGTTATTGATGAGATACTACCTTGATTTCGAAAAGAAACTTGAACCGCTGGAAAGAAGGATCTTTGAGATAGAGCGGTTCTACGATGAAAACGACCCGTACTACGCAAAAGAACTGGTCACTCTGCGCAAGAAGATCGCCAAGATCGAGAAGGACACGTACTCCGATCTATCGAACTGGCAGCGCTCCCAGCTTTCGCGTCACCTGAACCGCCCGCACACCCTCGATTACGTCCACGGTCTCTTCACCGACTTCGTGGAACTCCATGGCGACAGGAAATTCAAGGACGACCCTGCGCTCGTGGCCGGCTTTGCCCGCTTCGAAGGTGTGAATGTGGCCGTTGTGGGCCACCAGAAAGGCAAGGACGTCCGGGAAATGGCCCACAGAAATTTCGGCATGGCCCATCCAGACGGCTACAGGAAGGCGATGCGCGTCATGGACATGGCGGCGAGATGGGGCAAGCCCGTCATCACCTTCATCGATACACCGGGGGCATATCCTGGCGTGGGAGCGGAGGAGCGGGGGCAGGCGGAGGCGATAGCGTCGAGCATCTATTTCATGTTCTCCCTTGGCGTCCCCACCATCTCCATCGTCATCGGCGAAGGCGGCAGCGGCGGGGCGCTCGGCATCGGCGTGGGCAACAGGGTTCTCATGCTCGAGAACGCAACCTATTCCGTCATATCCCCCGAAGGCTGCGCGGCCATCCTCTGGAGGGACGGGACCAAGGGACCGCTGGCTGCGGACGCCCTGAAACCCACAGCCCGGGACCTTCTAAAGCTCAAGGTTGCCGACGAGATCATCGGTGAACCCTTCGGCGGCGCTCACAGGGACTGGCAGAAGACCTTCGACAACACACGCGGCGTGCTCGACAGGAATCTCAAGGAGCTCATGGAAGTTGATCCCGAAGCATTGAAACAGATGCGCTACGACAAGTTTCGCAACATGGGTGTATTCCAGGAGAAACGATGAAAACAATAACCATGGACATAACCAACGCGCTTTCTGAGGCGGTCGGTGCCAACGGCATCGATGCTGCGGAGTTCGCGAATACCCTCGCGAAGATAAGTGATTATTATGCAAAGCTTCTCGCGAACCCCTTCGCCTTCATGACACTGCCCTCGACACGGTTCCAGTTCGACGAGATGCAGGTGCTTGCAGACAAGGCCGCCGCAATGGACATCAAAAACCTCGTCCTCCTCGGGATAGGCGGTTCCTCATTGGGGACCCAGACAATATTCGACGCCCTCCTCCACCCTTTTCACAATCAGGAGGAGCGTTTCCGGGACGGAAGGCCGCGGTATTTCATCCTCGACAACATCGACCCCCACAAGATGGCCGCCATCATCGAGACCATCATCCCCGATATCGACCGTACCTTCCTCGTCGTCATCAGCAAATCCGGCGAAACCCCGGAGACGATCTCCCAGTTCATGCTCTTCAACGAACTGATGCGGAAATCGGCTGGTTACCAGCAGCGGATAGTCCTCATTACCGATAAGGAAAAGGGCCTTCTCAACAGGATAGCAGGCAAGGAAGGCTACGCCGTCCTCAACCTTCCCGAAGGCGTGGGCGGCAGGTTCTCCGTCCTTACCCCTGTCGGGCTCTTCCCTTCCGCGCTCATGGGCCTCGATATCAAGAAGCTGTCCGCCGGCGCCGCGGGCATGGCCGCCCACACGGTCCGGTACGACGGCGAAGAGAACATGGCCTTCGTCCTCGCCGCCATCCTCTATCTCATGGACAGGAACGCAAAGAAGATACACGTCATCATGCCCTACAGCGAAAGACTCGCCGGCTTCGCCGACTGGTTCCGGCAACTCGAAGGCGAAAGCCTCGGTAAAAAGGGGCTCGGGCCGACACCCACGAAATCGCTGGGCGTCACCGACCAGCATTCCCAGCTTCAGCTCTACGTGGACGGCCCCAGGGACAAGTGTATCATCCTCTTCTACAGCGCCACGCAGGAAGTCCCCATTCCCGCAAGCTTCGACTATTTGGAGGACGTGCAGTATCTGGCCAACAAGGATATGAAATCCCTCTTCCACGCCGAATTTCAGGGCACGCGCCTGTCCCTGACCGAGGCACAGACCCCGAACATCTCCCTCATCCTCGACGAGGTAAGCGACTACAACCTGGGCGCCCTCTTCTACCTCTTCGAGATGGTCACGGCCATCATGGGCCACCTACTCGGAGTTAACGCCTTCGACCAGCCCGGCGTCGAGCAGGGCAAGATATACACAAAGGCAATGATGGGCAAAAAGGGGCTCGAAAGGGAACGGGAACACACAGAGGCGCTCCTTCTGCGGCGAGCGAAAACGATAGTTTTTTAGGGCGCTTCTATCCTCGATTGTCATACCGGCGAAAGCCGGGATCCAGGAAAGTCCGAGGCGCCAGCGCCGGTCCCGCGGAAACACTCTTTTGGTCGACCTTTCAAGCCTGCCCCAACTTCAATTCAGCACCCGGGATAGAACGACGAGCAGGTGCACATATCCTCTTCATCTCCCGGGTCATTTTCCACGGCGGCTGTTTCCATCGGGCTCGTGCCACCCCGCACGATTGCATCGTTGTCCGCATCATTGCCACGCAAAAAACCGCTATCCAGCCCGCCCGTCTCCGTGCAGCTTTTCAGGGCATTCTCAACCGAAGAAAAGGGAGCCCCCCAAAACTTCATGATAAATTTGTCTATATCCATTTTGTCATTGAAATCGGGCATGAAACCCTTCATCGATTCGAACACTTCCTTCATTTTGATATAGCCAAACTGGGTATATGGTGTTTTGCACTCGACGAGGTCGGTCTGAACACCGGCGGAGCTGAGCAGATCGTTTACGAACATGGAGCATTGACGGTCGGTGCTGTCAGCGGAAGTGGCTGCAAGTATTTGATAGTTCGGTGGATCCTTGATGGCCTTGTCGATACCGGCAGCAATCTCATTATACTGCTCTCCGGTCACCTCAAAGGTCATCTTCGCCTGGTAGTCTTCCGCCTTCAACCGCCAGCTATCATTGACGACCCTTCCGGGTTGCGTCGTGGTTGGCCTTCCCACGGGCTCGAAGCCGTATACTTCAGTTGAACTGTCCCCAAGTTGAATAAAAGAATGATTGTACGTATGCGTCTTCAGGGATTCCGTCGTGGGAACCCTCACATATACTGTAACCTTTGGCATCATACACCTCCCCCGATTCAATTATCATCTTTTGTTCCCAGAGGTCCCTTTAAAACCATCCCAATCCCTTTAGCCGATACGATATAGGCGCGGTTCCTATCAAAAAGCCAAGCACCAGAGAGAACAAGAAAAGTACCGATATCACGGCCCCGGTTCGCTCGGACCGGAATACTTCCGATAGGACAAAGCGGTTCGTGAGATATGAGGCTGTCAGCGGCACCATTGTCAACAGATAAACGATAAGGAATTCCGTCATGTGGAACGCTATCAGGCAGCTCAGACTCGTCAGGGATGAAAGCAGTACGAATTGAAGAAATGTCGCTTTTCTGAAACACAGAAACGTGATCGCCAGTGTTGCAAAAAGCCCTGTCCAGGCACACCGGGGGTCGAGGGAGGTGACCCAGAATAACAGCATGAAAGACGAGACGATTACGGTAACAACAGCCCTCCCGTTATGAATGAGGCCCCTCATTCTCTCCGGGGCTTTTTGAACAGGCGTCAGGAGCCTGTAAAAGAAACTCGTGTTGTCATTTATACGAAACAACCCTATCACAACGAGCAGCAGCAGGGACAGGTCAAGCAGCAACAGGAAGTTCAGGTAACATTTAAACAGACTCATCGGGGACCCTCCGTCGTATCTCTTATCTCATGTATTCCTTCGCTCCCTTGTCCCGGCATACTGATAATCGCTCATGGCTAGAACCAATCCAACCCCCTTCAGACGCCGTGAAATGGGCCAGGTCACAACCCTCAATTCCCGAGCGCACGCAGTGCGTCCGAGGCAACCCCGCTGAATCAACTTTTTGCTTATTCTATTAGGGGGGGTAAAAGGAGAAGTAGAAAAAACTGCAGGTCTGCCATATTAAGGGACGGAACCCGTCTATTTCTGCCAATCGTTTTCTGGACAGTAGTCCGGGGAGCCGAGGATACCACAGCAAAGCCTTACAACAACACCAACCCTGATTTCCTGTCCCCTGACACCGCCTCTTTCACTTCACCCTTTCAAACTTGACCTTGACGATCCTCCGCCCGTCTATGTCGACGACAGTGAAACGATAGCGGGCGTAATAGATGGCCTCACCGCCCTTGGCGAGGCCCTGGAGCTGTGTGGTTATGAAGCCGCCTAAGGTTTCGTAATCGGGGGATTCAGGGAGGTCGAGGTCGAGGCGGTTGTTGAGGTCGCGGATGGAGTAGGATGCATCGATAAGGTAGGAGCCATCACGGTTGCGTTCGATCTTGTCCTCGACGTCCGTTTCGTCCATGATCTCACCGAATATCTCCTCCATGATGTCTTCGAGGGTGACGATGCCCACGGCGGTGCCATATTCGTCGATGACCACTGCCAGGTGGCGGCGCGTGCGCTGCATCTGCTTCAACAGGATACTTATCTCCATCGTGGCCGGGACAAAGAAGGGGCGCTTCATGAGTTTTTCAGGCTCGAAGGACTCCTTGGTCTTCCAGATGTGGCGTGAGACGTCCTTCTGATAGATGAAACCGATCACATTGTCGAGGGTCTCCCGGTACACAGGGTACCGGGAGAATTCGTTGCCGATTATGTAATCGAGCATTTTCTCCCTGTCGTCATCGGCATCCACGGCGTAGACATTGGGGCGGGGGACCATGACCTCCCGCACGGAGCGGTCGCTGAAATGGAAGACCCTGTTGATGAGTTCCTCTTCGGTCTTGTCGAAGACGCCCCTTCGCCTTCCCTCCTCGAGAAGGATCTTTATCTCCCCCTCGCCGACGTGTTCCTCTCCCTTGCTGATACCCAGGGTCTTGACGAAAAAGAGGGTCGTCACGGAAAGAAAGTTCACGAAGATGGAGAAGAGGCGCGATACGAGATTGAAGAAGGGCAGAACCGCGAGAGCGGCCTTCTCCCTGTAGTTGAGGCCGATGTATTTCGGGACAAGCTCCCCGAAGACAATGAAGAGATACGTGAGGATGACCACAACGACGGCAAGGGAGACGGACTCCGAGAAGGGCCTCAGGAACTCAACCCTCTCGATGAAGGGCATGAGGTATTTTGCCGCCATGATCCCGCCGATGGCCGAGGCGAGGGTGCCGAAAAGGGTGATGCCTATCTGTACCGTCGACAGGAAACGCTCCGGGTTCTCCTTCATCTGCAGGAGCATCTCCGTCCTGCGGTCTTTTCGTTTCTTTAAGAGCTCTTTTATCTTGCTCGTACGGGATGAAACGATTGCCGTCTCGGTGGCCGAAAAGAGACCATTGAGGATGAGCAGTACGACGATGATGACTATGTCAACAAGCGGATCGCCCATTAATCCCTGACGCGCTCCTTCACCTGGTGCATGAATGCCTCGAGCCTCGTCAGGATGTTCGTCGAACCCTGCCCATCGTAGGCGATATTGATGACCGGCAGGTCATGGTTCTTCTGGATGAGACGCATGATGGCGCTCGACACGGTGCCCGGCATGCATGTGAAGGGCATGGCGTTAATGATCCCGGCGACTCCCTTATGGGCGAAATCGACGCTCTTGCCGACGGTAAGGACGGCCTCGCCTTCAAAGCTGTCGTGGATATAGGGACTTGCCTTCTCAAGTATGTCCTTTATCTTTGGTTCAGGTCCGTACTTTATGAAGGGCACGAAGATATCCTCCATCAGGTGCTCATCCTTATTCTGGATATACTGGGTTATGATGAAACCGAGAACGCCGAGCAGGGTGTCCCGTTTTTTGCTCTTTCTCTTGCCCGTGTAGTTCACGTAGGAGATCCATTCCGAAACGGGCGCAAGCCATACCACCCCGCCGAGGTCCTCCACTGCCCTGATGAGCTGGGAGTTACTGAACTTGTTCGAACGTATATAGATCTCACCGACAAGCCCTATCGTCGGTCTCTTCTCCTGGCGGCGCTCTATGGCCCTGAACTTCCCAAGGACCTCCTTGAGCACCACGTCAATGTCCTGCCCACCCCTCTCTATGCACCGGGTGACCTGAGCCAGCGCGTCCGCATACGCCCGGTCCGTTTCTCCGGGGGTCTTCTCATAGGGGCGCGTCTCGTGAAGTATCTTGGTCAGAAGGTCTGCCGCGACGACCGCCCTCCAGCCAAGGCGGGTAAATTTTCCTCCCACGATGTCGAGTTCCTTGTAGAACCGGTGGTCCTGGTTGGGCGCATAAATGGGAACATTGGTAAAACCGGCCTCGTCGAGGATCATCCTGTGAAAACGGTTGTACTGGCCAAAGCGGCATGGGCCTTCACCGGAAGGCATGAAAAAGGCACTCTGCGCCCGGTCGAAACCTTCGCTGCGGGCCGTTCGCAACATATCGCCCGTCGTGAGTATGCAGGGATAGCATTCCTTCCCCGATGTGAATTTCCGGCCCACCAGCACCGTCTCTTCGGTGGATTCCTTCATGACCTCCGCGCTGACTCCGCAGGCCCTGAAGGCGGCCGCAAGGGTATGGGAGTGATCGGACATGTAGGGCACAAAGATCTTCCTGCGCCGTCCATCCATTTCAAAGGGTGTGACCTTGTGTTCCACGATCTCTTCATCGAACCTGGCATTATTGATGCTGTCGAGGAATGCCTCGAGTCGCGTGACTACCCCCGCGTCAGCGCTGTGCTCGTCAATCTCAAGGGAAAGATAGGGCTTGTTTCCCATTATCCTCTTGAAAAAGTGAGAAATGAATGAATCGGGGCCGCAACCGAAGCTCGTCACATATATGGCGTAAAGGTTCCTGTTGCCCTTGACGGCCCGCGCAGCCTTGAGTATTCTCTGTCCATAACCCCAGTACATGTGCTCCAGGTCGACGGGGTCCTCGATCATGTCGTTCACGGGGAGCATGTCCATCGGTATCGCGGGGACGCCGAGATTGAGCAATTTTTTGTGGATGTTGAGGTTGGCCCCCGGGTCGGCGCTGTTGTATGGCCGGCCGATAATGACCATGGCTTTCTCGTCCTCCCTCAACGAATAGAGGAAGGCGCCGCCCATCTCGGTCAGACGGCGATAGAAGGAATCCTGCACCAGAAGCGCCGTCTCGAAGGCCTTCTTCACGCTCCGTTTTGACTTCCCGAAGGGCTTGAAGTGCTCTGCAAGATCGGCGAGAACGACCTCGTTCCCTTCCCCGAAACGGATGAGGGGTGTGAGAACCCGGGCCCCTTTTCCCTCGAAATCGATGGATCCTTTGATAGTATAGGGCAGCGACTGCGCATAGGGACAGGCAAAGGAGTTCCTGGCGTGCTTCGAGGGTTTCTTGAGGCTGATGACGCTGGGTATGAAAATGTCCTTGATACCCTTCTGAAGCAGGTTCATCACGTGTCCGTGGGCGAGCTTTATGGGGAAACAGCTCTCCACGATGATGTTCTCCACACCGTCTCTTACGGTCTTCTTGTTCGTCATGTCGGAGACGACGACATCGAAGTCCAGTTCTGAGAGGAAGCTCTTCCAGAACGGCAGGAGTTCGTGCATATGGAGGACCTTCGGTATGCCCATCGTGTGCTTTCCGGCCTTCCTGTCGCAGATCTCGTTGAGTATCTCTTCCCGCATGGAAAAGAGATCGGCCATCTCCTTTCTTTCACCTTTGCGAACCACATCATACTTCTCACACCTGCTTCCATAATAGAGGGCGTTCTCGTTCTCAACAGTCACCTTGCGTATCTCGCAGAGGTTCTCACACCCCTTGCATTCGAAGGTGTCCACGGCATAAGACCTTTTGCTGAGGTCAAAGCCCTTGAACCCGCTTATTTCCCAGGTTTTTTCCTTCATCGCCAGGATGGCGACCCCGATGGCACCCGTTACATCATGATGGGGAGGCACCGTTATCGGCATGCCGAGAACCTTTTCAAAAGCGGCGACCACACCTTTATTGAAGGCCGTGCCGCCCTGGAAGAATATCCGCTTGCCCACTCTCCTGTCTACGACGACCTTGTTGAGGTAGTTCTGGACGATGGAATAGGCAAGCCCGCTGACGATGTCTTCCCTGTCAGCACCTCGCTGCTGCTGATGAATAACGTCGGATTCGATGAAAACGGTGCACCGTTCTCCCATCTTCACGGGTTTTTTCGACCTCAGGGCAAGGGAGCCGAACTCTTCCTTTATCGAAATATCGAGCCTCTCGGCCTGCTCTTCGAGAAAGGAACCCGTACCCGCCGCACAGGCCTTGTTCATCTCGAAATCGACAATCACGCCGTTGTCGATACTTATATACTTGGAGTCCTGTCCGCCTATCTCGAAGACGGTGTCCACGGCGGGGTCGATGTCGATGGCGGCCTGCGCCTGGGCGGTGATCTCGTTGCGGACGATGTCGGCACCCAGGAAGTCGGCGGTGAGGTAGCGGCCGGATCCGGTAGTGCCGGCACCCAGTATCTCCACCATGTCGCCGACCTCTTCCCCTATCTCGGCAAGACCGCGCTTGACGGCCTCGAGGGGCCTGCCCTCGGTCATGAGATATCTCTTGGCGAGAACACTGCGGTCCTCGTCGATGAGGACAAGATTGGTGCTGATGGACCCAACATCGACGCCAAGATACACCTTCGTCCTGCCCGTGACGGGCTTCATGTCGTAGGCCACGCTCATATTCGCGGCGGAAAGGGTAAGCGGCTCGTGGGTTGCCTCGCTCCTTTTTTCGCTCAGGTAGGCATTGAGCCTCTCAAGGCCGGCAAAAGGCACCTTGAGCGAAGGATCCTGAAGGACGGCGTAGACTGCCCCCACAGCCCCGAGGGATGTAAAGTTCTCGGGAACGAAAAACGTCTCCTCCGTTAATCCGAACACGTCTCTGAGGGCACCCCTCATGCCGGCATTGGCGGCCACACCACCGATGAACGCGACAGGCGTCCCCAGATCCTTGCCCTTTGCGATATTGCCCTTGAAATTGCGGGCGAGAGCATAGCACAATCCCGCAACGATCTCGTAATCCGGTGTGGCTATCTGCTGAAGATGGATCATGTCCGATTTTGCGAAGACGGTGCACCGCCCCGCTATCCGGGGAACGTTCTTTGCCTTGAGCGCCACCTCGCTGAATTCCTCTATGCTGAACCTCAACCGCGACGCCTGCTGGTCGAGAAAAGACCCCGTGCCGGCGGCACAGAGCGCGTTCATGGAAAAGTCCTTCACGCGCAGGGGACTGCTCTTTCTCCCGGAAGGCTCGAACACAATGAGTTTTGAATCCTCTCCTCCAATGTCGACAACGCTTCCCGTTGAAGGATAAAGGTGACCCATGGCCCGTGAAATTGCGATGATCTCATTAACAAAGGGAGCACCGATGAGAGAGGCGAAGACCTTCGCGCCCGAGCCCGTCGTGGCGATGAACTCCACCTCGCAGGCCCCCGCTATCTCCTCGATGGCCTCTTTCGCCGCTATGAATGATTTTCCCTTGTGGCGGATATACTGTGACTTGACGATCTTCCCGTTCTCATTGACGATTGCAACGTTCACGCTCACGGAACCTATATCGATACCAACTCTATACATATCGTCTTCCCCCAAATGGTCAACACGCTTTTGATTTTATGGGAATGTTGTGATAAGTATAATACAAAAACCCGGTACCAACAATAAAATGTGCTACCAGACGTGCGTTGGCGGGGTTTTGGCATACACGGGACCATTGTTTTGAAAACACGGGTACATATAATCGTCAGAGGCGTGGTGCAGGGTGTCTTCTTCCGTTACAGCACACAGCGTGAGGCGCAGGGTCTCGGTCTTACGGGATGGGTCAGGAATCTCCCTGACGGCGGTGTCGAGATCGTCTGCGAAGGCGAGGAAGAGGCCGTAGAGAAGCTGGTCCAATG
The sequence above is drawn from the Syntrophorhabdaceae bacterium genome and encodes:
- the dnaE gene encoding DNA polymerase III subunit alpha is translated as MPDFVHLHLHTQYSLLDGAIRFDRLFDAAKGYGMPACAITDHGNMFGAAEFYLEAGQRGLKPLIGCEAYIAPRSRLDQKRMKGEDVAYHVVLLAMNNTGYQNLLKLISLAHLEGFYYHPRIDREILTRYHEGLICLTACIKGEIPNAILKGTDDMVRRHVDYYLSLFGDRLFFELQDNGLDEQRIVNERLIELSSHYGVPIVATNDCHYLRREEAKAHELLLCIQTGKTINDKDRLSFSTDQFYFKSPDEMALAFSRYPEALSNTMRVAEMCNVTIDTETYHFPDFHPPGGMDINEYFEQLSREGFEKRMPEIRSAYDSFGEELHDQYRKRLDYEMGVIKKTGFSGYFLIVADFINYAKTNGVPVGPGRGSAAGSLIAFCLGITDIDPIKYDLIFERFLNPERISMPDIDVDFCRKGRDRVIEYVTNKYGKDNVAQITTFGTMKSKAAVRDVGRALGMPYAEVDRIAKLITTADRGIERAIHDEPEIRELYQRDDRVKELLDNACVVEGLARHASTHAAGIVIANKHLAEYLPLY
- a CDS encoding OB-fold nucleic acid binding domain-containing protein; amino-acid sequence: PRDVAEKIYDIIQRFGEYGFNKSHSTAYGYIAYQTAYLKAHYPIHYFAAMLTTEVGDTDKLVKYIGECRESGIEILPPDVNASESDFIIVDSKIRYGLSGVRNVGEAAIESIIQAREEAGGFKSFVHFCSVIDSRKVNKKVIESLATAGCFDSLGLKRSQVLHLAQEMLDKLTKRDTKNNLNQGSIFGESEIAETTVSFDVPIMDELSHDEILLGEKESLGFYFSKHPLKPYESLITELTPYDSQSLKETDTSEDVSIAGIVSTLKEITTKRGDRMAYVTLEDTKGIVEVICFPDLYGKNHFVIQSGKPLMVTGSLERSEDGGARIKGKSVTLLETLTGELLKTVRIRIHCEVIRKEDLRVLKDILFSVRGRSAVLLEFQLNGERQSLPLTSIRIDPRRKDVILKHFKKGMDVEVIDEILP
- a CDS encoding acetyl-CoA carboxylase carboxyltransferase subunit alpha; this encodes MRYYLDFEKKLEPLERRIFEIERFYDENDPYYAKELVTLRKKIAKIEKDTYSDLSNWQRSQLSRHLNRPHTLDYVHGLFTDFVELHGDRKFKDDPALVAGFARFEGVNVAVVGHQKGKDVREMAHRNFGMAHPDGYRKAMRVMDMAARWGKPVITFIDTPGAYPGVGAEERGQAEAIASSIYFMFSLGVPTISIVIGEGGSGGALGIGVGNRVLMLENATYSVISPEGCAAILWRDGTKGPLAADALKPTARDLLKLKVADEIIGEPFGGAHRDWQKTFDNTRGVLDRNLKELMEVDPEALKQMRYDKFRNMGVFQEKR
- a CDS encoding hemolysin family protein, producing the protein MGDPLVDIVIIVVLLILNGLFSATETAIVSSRTSKIKELLKKRKDRRTEMLLQMKENPERFLSTVQIGITLFGTLASAIGGIMAAKYLMPFIERVEFLRPFSESVSLAVVVVILTYLFIVFGELVPKYIGLNYREKAALAVLPFFNLVSRLFSIFVNFLSVTTLFFVKTLGISKGEEHVGEGEIKILLEEGRRRGVFDKTEEELINRVFHFSDRSVREVMVPRPNVYAVDADDDREKMLDYIIGNEFSRYPVYRETLDNVIGFIYQKDVSRHIWKTKESFEPEKLMKRPFFVPATMEISILLKQMQRTRRHLAVVIDEYGTAVGIVTLEDIMEEIFGEIMDETDVEDKIERNRDGSYLIDASYSIRDLNNRLDLDLPESPDYETLGGFITTQLQGLAKGGEAIYYARYRFTVVDIDGRRIVKVKFERVK